The following is a genomic window from Fusarium oxysporum Fo47 chromosome IV, complete sequence.
GTGCCAGACCACATTGCCGAATTCTCCAAGGATTTCAATGAGGACAATCAACAGTATGCGTTGAATGCTGCAAGGGACCCCAAAAAGTAGGCCGATAGAGTGGACAATTCAAATGTCTATTATGTGATATATCCAGGAACAAGTTGTACCTAAAAAGGCATCTAAGTAGAAATATACACAATGATACGAAATATGTGCAATCAGAACATATACAACATAGATATGTGTCTACCACTGCTCCCAGATCGTTCCAGGTAGCACAGATCGCATGATCTTCCAGTGTCCAGCAGCGCTGTCCTGGTGCCACTTGGTAACCTTGCTCGTTTCGTTCTTGTTGAGGACATCCGtagcctcatcttcaaggaaGACCTGCTCCTTAATCTCATACTTGGGCAATAGCAAAGCCTGCCGAACTTGGCTTCGGAGAAAATCCTTTTGCTTGGGATTGCGGAAGGTGACCTCTCTGGGGGTCTTGCGGCAGAAGATGACCATGTTGGTGAAGTCGCTTCCCCACTTCTCGACGTTGGCCTCATCTCGTGGGCTCTCACGGAAGATACGGCAGGAGGGGAAAACCTTCTTGATGGTGCGGTAGATGAGCTGAGGTGTAGGAAGGCCAAAGTCACCAGCATAGTTCTAAGGGTAATGTCAGTGCATGGCTTAAGTTAATGCTCACTTTACTTACAATAGCAATGACTCCATCATCCTTCAGCAAGTCTCCCAATCCTTGGAGGAACTCGAGAGTAAAGAGGTCAACAGGCTCAGCACCACCAGTGAACACATCGTGAACAATGTAGTCATAGGTCTTGGATTGCTTCACCAAGTCAGCTGTATAAGAGACAGCATCGGCGACGGCAGCAGGGTTGTTCTCCCGAAGATCAAAGTATTTTTGAGCGAACTCATAAACCACTGGATCAATCTCAACCACGGTAGTGTCAATGCCGTGAGAAACAAAGGCAGAAGGGGTAGTTCCAATACCAAGGCCACTATGTCATGTTAGTGAGTAATGACGAAGCACAAGAACGGGGACTTACATAACAAGGGCGCTAGCTTCGCTGTCAGGCAGGGGAGCCTCCCGCTCAACAAGACGGACAGCTTCGAGCATGACAAAAACACCGTAAATCGGCTCGGATACTCTTCGACCATTGAGCTGAACCCACTGACCTCCAAGAAGACTATGATCACAGCGCATTACACGATAACCTCTCTCCAGGCTCTCGATGACTGACACATAGCCAGTCAACGATTCGCGGCGCTCCAACAGTGTCCAATTCTGAGCTGTCAAGGTACTGTTAAGAGCTTCGGTAGCCATGGGTGTCATAACGTGGGTGTTTAAGACTGCCGTGTGTAATAGCGCAGGGATAGCCAAAACGAGATACTTGGATGGTGCCATAATAGCATAAATGGCTCCCAAGACAAGCTCAATACCCACACGAGTAAACACAAAGGTACTCCCAACAACACCCTGCAGCTTTTCCATGGACTGGTTCTCAGCAAGTCTAAACAGACCCCACGAGACAATGCCAGGCGCCGCATCTGCGACGAATTTGGGCAGTGCGCTCAGGTCAGCGTCCTCAAGAACATCGGCCACGGAGGCTGCCGAAACGATGGCCAGGGGGAACAAGGTGAAACCCTCGATAATGAGAGGACCCCACCAAGAGCCAAGACGGTCAGTGAAGGTCccgagaagaaactggatAGCCGGGATATTAAGGGCGATGACTGGGAGAAGCTGAGAAGTCGACATAGGAAGAGCCATGCGGAGCATCAAATTGCCGGCCCAACCGATAAAGCAAGCCGCCTTGAGCGCAGTTGTGTGCGTGACAGCAGAAGGGATGGACCCAAAGATAGGGGACAGGTTGAGCTGCGACGCGCTCGACGCGACACCTAACAAACCGAGAAGCAAAAGAGTCTGGAAGTAAACAAGCGCTTGACCCATGAACCGCTTCGCAAAAGTATcttccttggccttggtcgCAAGTTCCTTGAGTTCCTTTTCAAACCGTTCTGGCGTGAAGCCTTCAGGCGCGCCAGTCGCCTTGGCCGATTGACCGTCCTTTTTGGGAGCCATTATGAGATACGAGGGCAATTGGGAGACAAGAATGTAACAGGAAATACAAATCAAGATATGAATAAAGAAGGGAAATAGGCAAGAACGGTCTGACCCGGCGGTTCAAATGGCCTGCACTTGAAGCTCGTTGACAGTTGGTTGGTTACAGATGAAATCAAGCTCAATTAAGGTTGACGTGGCGGGAAACCGTTTTCTTTATTTGGATTCTTTGTGGCTGGTGCAGTGGCTCAATTGAAGTATGGGACCGCGTTGACTGGTATCTGGAGAGCATAGGCTTCAACACCAGTGTAGCAACAATTCTTCTTATACACGTAATAACCTTCTGTCTATTTAATTTGCACTTATATGATTTACAATCATACTCAAAGTCGTGTCCCACCACTTCACCTCATGGTAGTATCTATCTAAACATTTACTATCTTGCATGCACAATGTGACATTAGCCACTCGCATAGCAATCCCCTCGAATTGAAGCTGTCACTACTACAATTACCGTgctaagtatacttatatGGCTGTTATAGTTGACGAGATGAGACGAGACGATACAACATTCTCTGGAGCCAAATTATGAGACTCAACGTAACTCAACTGCTAGTGTTGCCATTCCTCGTATTATACGTAATTCATAAAAGTCCAATCCAATCTAACTGATCATGCACACCTTGCTTTATACAACTCTGAGTTCTCAATGCTCGTATCCCCAGTATAATGCGCCCTCATGCTATTCCGTCATGTCCCGAGCCCCTCCAGAGGGGCCCCGAAACCAAGGTATCATTCATCAAACCAAGCCCAAATGAtcagaaagaaaaaataaCCATAATAAGGCCTAAAAGGATGACAATATACCCATGTCAACTCCTCAGCCCTACCAAATCGCAATGCAGCAACGACAGAAACGCCTGAACGATGCAAGCCGTGGCAATATGTTCCATAACAACACCTCTGATCGTTCCTCGACCATGGTAGTTGTCTGAATCTCGGAACCTTCCTCTTTTAAGTGTATCTTGTTCCCGTATCTCCCCCAATCCTTACATCCGTGTAGGATAGTCTTCCATGTCATCGTCACTGCTGTCtatctcctcctcttcttcctcatcatccgTCCGTGGACTATACATGGCGCTCATTTCTGGCGCACTGGGCCTGGTGCCCAAGCTGTCAAGAATGCCACCACTGAAAATGGGTGGCGCGGAAACCGAAAGGTCCGCATGACTCCCATTCCTACTCATGGAGGGTTTTTCGGGGAGCTGCTTGAGCAGGCCCGTGGAGATATCCAACATTGTCATGGCAAACTCAGTCAAACCCTTGCCTTCCCCAGGTTTCGAGCTAACTGAGAGAGTCCATCTATACTCTCCCAAACGTCTTCGATACCAATCCGCTTCCTCGCGCCCAGGTGATGTTGCCCAAAGGAGAGATCCAAATGTGCCAATCAATGCAAAGTTAGTCTTGGAAGCGAAGTACCAAAACGAACGCAAATGGTTGGGTCCAAGTCTGTTGACAAAGTCCATGGCAGAGATGAGGCGTGCTTTGGCGGCACTGCGACAGATGTGCTGTACGTATGAGTCGACAGAGCTAGACGGAGAAGCCAATGATCGGATGATTCGTCTATGGAGCGTAATTTCGGCCGCAAAGTATGCCAGATGGAGATATCCAATACTCGACAACCTGTTTGATGAAGGGTTAAGAGAAGAGTACGAAGAGTCGAGGCGAATCAGTTGCGGTAGGCCTCCGTACCACTCCTTCAATTTGAGCTGAATGGGTTTCGCAAGCGACAAAACTAGCTGCGTCCCTTGTTTACCTGCATTTGCAACCGTGTTCATGGCTTGAAGAGTATAGAAAGTGTCCAGAATTTCGGAGAGTATTTCCGAAAGTTGTACCACTCGTGTAAACAACACCCTTCCCTTCTCAATatcgagcttctcctccgGGTCGTTCTCGTCCCATTCGACGTCAGGAAAGTCATTTGCTGTTAGAGGCTGAACGCCCCAGTTAGTAGCAAAAATGTGTGATGGCCGCCCGTGAACGAGGGCACCCCATTTGTCCTGCATGTAAAGTGCCCAAGCCAATCGTTTTCTCAGGCCCTTCTCCCACGGTGGTATTTTCCAACCAGTACAATCCAAGTGCAACCCCAATTCATGACCAAGTGCAACAAGTTGGGCGGTAGGGGCCCACTGGTCACCCTCGGGCCTCTGGGAAAGAAGTAGACCGGCCTGAATAGTTGAAAGCTTGGGTCGAAAAgtggcttcatcaagagtTGTACGGACGATGCTCTCGAGCTCTCTAACATTGGGTCGTGGCAAACCAGCCAGTTCCTCACTTTGGTCCCACCAATTGATGGCAAGGATGTACACAGCTGCTAGTAATGGTGGTGAAAACTCTCGGTAAGATCTTTCATACTTTTCCATGAAGACATGTTTTTGGATGATAGGAAATCCTGGGTGCACGACTCGAAAGTATATGTCGATGAGACGTCTGCCATGGGGTGCCACGATGGATTCGACATGATCGGCGTCTTGCGTCACATGTTCGTGTCCTGGAGTGCTGGAGTCAGGAAGCATCAAGAAAGTATCGTGTTCGCTGACTTTGCGAAGAGTGCCTCTTGATAGTAGACTTTCGTCATGGGGATCAAAGGaggagaggttgatgagtgaAGGTTCAAAGTCTGTAGTAGGACCAATGTACTGGCTGTAGCGATCATCCTGGAGGCCGAGCGTACGTTTAAGCATGGTCGGGCCGCCAACATTGGCCATCTCCTCCAGGAACGAACTGCTAGCGGCGGTGCTGGAAAGGCTTGAGTTATGGTTTCGTCGCCTAGATGCGAGACCCGGTGAACTGTACGAGGCCAATCATATGTCAGACAAAGGCATGCAAGGAGGAACACGAGTAAGGTGGAAGGTTATCAGAGAAAGGGAAAGAGTGTAGAAGGAAACGATAGACGCATGGGAAAGGCACGGGGACTGGTGGAGCATTCAAGCCAGGATGAGTGTGGAGGACTCGGCGGCATGAATATGGAGAAGAATATGGATATGGAGAATGAGATGGGGATATCGGAATTGATCTGACCTTCTTTTCCCGATAATATCATCACTAGCCTCACCATGAAGCTTCCTTTTTCGGGACTGAGGGCTGGATGAAAGGGAACATTCGGAACCCGCAGCTTGGCACTGGATGCAAcagtcgtcgtcgtcgttaAGGATGCAGTTGACGCGAGAGTACCGACATGATAGACAAGGTGGGATGGAGGAGGCGTTGAAGGATGAACCTTCAACGGGTGCAGAGCTGGCGACTCCGTGACCCATCTCGAGCCTATGGAAGCTGTCCTGGCGATAAGCAGATGGCTCTGGCCGAGGAGGTTTAGGAGCAATGGCGATAGGCGCCGTCCTCTGGACCGGGGCTGAGGACTGGGGAGACATGGTGGGAGAAGTACGGATAGATCCAGAACAATGTATGGAACCTCGATAACGCCGCAGGTCTACCCGCTATCAGCAgagcaaaacaccaacaaacaGAGGGTGTGTTGCTGTCAGGGCACAACCTAGGGCTTGAATTGTGCTACACCAGAATACCTTACAGGCGCCCGTTGCCCTGCAATAAACGGGCGCAAGAAGGTTGAGCCTCAGTGGCTCTTTGAGTTGTCAGCCTCCCGTCTCGGGGGTACAATGCAGCCCGGTCAATGCCAGTGCAGCAAGATTTCCGATATGGGTGGTGGTGACGATAGAGAGatagtttttttttttttttgggaTGCGATAAAGCCCCACGGGGTCGACAGTGACGCAATGCGGTTAGAGCTACGACCACTGAGAAGCGAGATGATAGGTAACGATAGCTAATAGAACCACGTTATCCAAATCGagttgattgagttgattaGAGTCACACACACGACACGAGTCAATGGTTGGTGTGAGATAAGAATCTGGGGAAACGGAAGACGGGATGTGATGGGATGGGAGGCGAGGTGATGcaaggaagatgagaagaaggagaagggaaaaagataagaaaatGCCCGAGCGAGCAAACAAAGTGTGTAAGTGGTTGGCGAAGGAAGACGGGAACCAGCGCGAGCGAGGGCAAAGAGTGGGATCCAAGATGCTGGGATCCAATGTCAGGGACTTGCTGGGATGATTGGGATGGCGGGCGCAGATGGGCGCCGATGGAGTCGAGTCGGTCGACAGCGAAGaagtgacagtgacagtgacagtgacagaaacagaaacagcCCAGACCAGGGGTGTTTTTTGGTTTATCTGATAAGGCTTCTGCAAGCGGGGAGAGGGTATTGACTAAGAGAACGATAATCAGGTTGAGAAATACCGAACTCGGTCCTTATTGTTGAGTCAATTctcctctcttttccctcgTTTCCCTCTTGTCTTGCCTAGTCTTGTCCTGCTGTCCCCTCTTTGCCTACCCTCTCTGCAACCAATATTAGATGTATATATGTAGGTTGTAGATGCGATAGCCCGGAAATTGTACGGCGATGATGCGGTGCGACACAACAAGCGAAAGCCTAGACAGACAGGACAGAGCACGATCAAGCACAGTACTGTTCAGATCGTCGGCGACGGCAATAACAGGTCGGCAcaaaagaaacaaagcaAATTGAATGACAAAGTTGCTTGCCTTGGTACGCCCGTTGTGAGCTGTCAGCTGTGCTCTGGCTGGCTGATTTGGTGCTCCCACAGCCAAAATGTCTTGACTCTTGCAGGCGGGGGATCAAAGCCTGGGGAACCGGGGATTAGATTAGACTGGGTTTGGTTGGAATGCAGATgcaaatgcaaatgcaaatGCAG
Proteins encoded in this region:
- a CDS encoding S-adenosyl-L-methionine-dependent methyltransferase: MAPKKDGQSAKATGAPEGFTPERFEKELKELATKAKEDTFAKRFMGQALVYFQTLLLLGLLGVASSASQLNLSPIFGSIPSAVTHTTALKAACFIGWAGNLMLRMALPMSTSQLLPVIALNIPAIQFLLGTFTDRLGSWWGPLIIEGFTLFPLAIVSAASVADVLEDADLSALPKFVADAAPGIVSWGLFRLAENQSMEKLQGVVGSTFVFTRVGIELVLGAIYAIMAPSKYLVLAIPALLHTAVLNTHVMTPMATEALNSTLTAQNWTLLERRESLTGYVSVIESLERGYRVMRCDHSLLGGQWVQLNGRRVSEPIYGVFVMLEAVRLVEREAPLPDSEASALVIGLGIGTTPSAFVSHGIDTTVVEIDPVVYEFAQKYFDLRENNPAAVADAVSYTADLVKQSKTYDYIVHDVFTGGAEPVDLFTLEFLQGLGDLLKDDGVIAINYAGDFGLPTPQLIYRTIKKVFPSCRIFRESPRDEANVEKWGSDFTNMVIFCRKTPREVTFRNPKQKDFLRSQVRQALLLPKYEIKEQVFLEDEATDVLNKNETSKVTKWHQDSAAGHWKIMRSVLPGTIWEQW
- a CDS encoding fungal-specific transcription factor domain-containing protein, with amino-acid sequence MSPQSSAPVQRTAPIAIAPKPPRPEPSAYRQDSFHRLEMGHGVASSAPVEGSSFNASSIPPCLSCRYSRVNCILNDDDDCCIQCQAAGSECSLSSSPQSRKRKLHGEASDDIIGKRSSPGLASRRRNHNSSLSSTAASSSFLEEMANVGGPTMLKRTLGLQDDRYSQYIGPTTDFEPSLINLSSFDPHDESLLSRGTLRKVSEHDTFLMLPDSSTPGHEHVTQDADHVESIVAPHGRRLIDIYFRVVHPGFPIIQKHVFMEKYERSYREFSPPLLAAVYILAINWWDQSEELAGLPRPNVRELESIVRTTLDEATFRPKLSTIQAGLLLSQRPEGDQWAPTAQLVALGHELGLHLDCTGWKIPPWEKGLRKRLAWALYMQDKWGALVHGRPSHIFATNWGVQPLTANDFPDVEWDENDPEEKLDIEKGRVLFTRVVQLSEILSEILDTFYTLQAMNTVANAGKQGTQLVLSLAKPIQLKLKEWYGGLPQLIRLDSSYSSLNPSSNRLSSIGYLHLAYFAAEITLHRRIIRSLASPSSSVDSYVQHICRSAAKARLISAMDFVNRLGPNHLRSFWYFASKTNFALIGTFGSLLWATSPGREEADWYRRRLGEYRWTLSVSSKPGEGKGLTEFAMTMLDISTGLLKQLPEKPSMSRNGSHADLSVSAPPIFSGGILDSLGTRPSAPEMSAMYSPRTDDEEEEEEIDSSDDDMEDYPTRM